In the Glycine soja cultivar W05 unplaced genomic scaffold, ASM419377v2 tig00104178_1_pilon_502608_766094, whole genome shotgun sequence genome, CATACTTGAAGaagcaaaacaaagaaaagggtAGCCAGCAAGAGTGCCCTCAGAACCTAATCTCAACAAACTTTCATCAAACGGGTCCCCTTTAGTTTCCAAACCAAACCCTTTTTTAATAATTCCTCTTTCaaagattttgattttctttttcttttttttctgtcaAAGGGTAATAGCTATCAGTTCTCTCTGATTTTAAAACCTAAACAGTGATAGATAGAATCTAGACTTAATTTTAAagaatctttttcttttcctttttcttttttaatatttttctttatttaaagaatCTAAACTCAATTTTACCTATATTAACATAattctaataatataaaagacttgtataataatatatactagTATTACTATTGATGTAACaccagtataattttttatcaaaaactcATTAATTCTTTACCTAATATATGAACTATGAAGACATTTGATAGGGAGATGttcattttttatagtatttattaatattttatattagttagTAGATTTGAAAAGGGACACAGGGGTTGACTTGCGTATGGATTTGATGAGAGAGGACAAGAAATGTGTTAGGAGGCATTGCGAATTGCAAAggcaaaaacaacaaaaatctgAGTTGCTAACTTAGGAACACATCTAAGGCACACTAGTAATTAGAGAATTATGATCAATAGCAACAACTGAATTAAGTGAATTATGCTCAACAAAAAATACAGTTCAATATGGAGCTAGTTCCATATCTAAGGCACAAAATAATGCAGTGAATTAAGTGAATGATTGACTGTCATTGGATCCAGTAGCATAACTAGCACTATTATTGTACCTTTAGTACCCCTAGTACTTtcacttaaatatatatatatatatatatatatatatatatatatatatatatatatatatatatatatattgctgataaaacaaatatttttctaagtCTTGTTTCACGATTATTTGAGTTGTCTTTACTTAGACTATGCCCTTTGAAGGTATAAATATGAAGCAACAGTATTCTATGTGGTCTTTCGTATCTTCGTTGTATGCCCACTAACTCTtggtatatttaaaattttcaggtGAAAGTTGATGTTATATTTCTATAATTTGTAACTACTTAACCTTTTCAATCAGTGTTATCAATATCAAGGGGTTGTTAAGCCAACAACTTGTGTTTCGACCCTAACATTTCAATCACTGCTATCAATCAGTTCTATCAATATCAAGAGGCTAGTTTCAAAAGAGATTGGCCCACTTAAGGCACATAGACCTTAGGTGCCCAAATAGCTGCATGTACAAAAGAGATTGGCCCTCAAACAGCTCAATTTGATTCCATGCAAAAAGAATCTAGCTAGTTTTTCTCTATCTTATGTAACTGGGGCGACACTTTGATTTATTATTGACATATATGTTTGTTTTCCCTTCACATCTGCATCCCGTAATATGAGTAGCTTCTACTTGAGTTATAGCATAGGATAAATGTTAGTGCATCGATATATGTTAAAGGAACAAGATATAGAGTTATGCATCGGATAAATGTTAGAGCATCGATATACAGAAACATTATATCAGAAGTATGGAAAAGAATCTCTTAATCGGATTAAAGGAACTAAAGGGTTCCAGATGGAGGAGCATTGGAATAAACTGAATTTCTTCAATGATGACAAATTCAGGGCAGGGATCGACCCGAACAGAGGCTTTTCTTCAGGAAATTGGAGCCAAGATTTTGCTGCTTCAAATacagattttaatattttaataaggaAAGGAACAAGAAAGGAGGTCAAGGAGGTCAATGTTAGAAACTGGTTGAGGTTCAGCTTCATGTCAATGCTtcatgttgttattgatgaacaGAAAGAATGCACAATTTAAGTTGTGACTGTTTGATTTGTGAGTGAGATAGATACGGTGGTTTCCAGTTGAGTTTCTACTTGTACAATTCTACATGCAAACTACTACACTGGGAGACAGCAACACTACTcaatattaaacttcaaataaaaaattgagtttCTACTTGTACAGTTTCTACCAGAAGAACAATGATATTAAGATCATATCAAAGCATATCAGCAATGTTATTCTTCTGGCAGTATAAGGAAACATTAgttaaacaaatctaaaaatgagAAACATGGCAGCAAATCACTTCACAACATTAAATATACTGTCCAGATTAGTTCAAACAACTTCATCATGTACCTATATCAAACTTGTTACTGTCAATATCTATGCCAATAACCCAGGATGCACCACTAGTTTTTGCTCCCTCTACAACCTGTCAAGTGTAAATTACAAATCATTATAGAAGCCCAAAAACATAAACATCTACAATTGTAACTGCAGAAACTTACCACAAGCCCAACAGTTCCAAGGCGGAAAATAACCCTAGATATATGAAGCCTAATATATTAGATACTATATATTATAGAGTTCCTTTTTAATCTTCTTAGCTAAATAATGAAGCCTAGCTCCTAATTTGAGGTATCCAAATTTGATTGCAGGGTTTATCCTAGTCCAAAAGGGTATACAAATTTCACAGGCATGTTTGTCTATAGAACCACTTAACCTAGCAACAAGTTGTAGAGAAGATCGGAAAGTAATCaaacttgttattttttatagtcATTAGTGGAGAAGTGATCATACCATTCAAGAATTAGTTAGCTGTTATGTGAGAGCTTACTAATATTTATGAACTTGTTTCTTTGAAAGTCATCAGTTTTGAACTCACAACAAGGCTAGAACATCATTTCTTGTAGCcattgctatttagcaacaATCTTGTTGACTCTTCAGTATTGGCTGGAAATCATGTGAGTTACCCTAAACAATAAATGAGACTCATTCAACGAGTGGGACCCAAATTACTTAGTTGGTTCCACATAAAATTACTAAACATCAAAGAGTGCGCTAGAGTCTAGAAgttctcttttatctttaatgacttcacaagttttttatttgacCCCAGGAATAGATTTTGTTTGCTGCATGATATATATGCAACTCTAGATTGCACAAAATATGTACTAACTTCAAAGAAACCAATGGAACAAGATAAAcctagttttacaaaatacataaattacaaGGAAAAGGAGGTTAAGATATAAAACCTCAAGACCAACACAAAAGGgaaattttgttgttttctcCTAAGAGCCAGCAGAAGAATCTTTGTTGTCTAAGTAGACAGAGTATCCAATACATGCATACTTGAAATTTGCAAGGCTGCGACCCTCTTTTGAAGCTTCCAACTCAGTTTCTCCAACAACAAAAGAGGGTACTGGTTATATGCATAAGAACAACAATATCAAAGGCTTATAATGATAAtgaaataaagattaaagacTCATAAGTAAAGCAAATGATAGAATATAAAACCAATCCAAAAGATTAaactatagttttttttatgagaaacaATCTTTTTAAAACCTTGCTCAACAACCCTCATACTCAATTTCTAATGAGTTTGAGTACAGGCTAACACTTACCATAAGCAAATTAGAATCCAGCTGCAGGctcaagtcaaaacaagaaATGCAAAGTCATCTTAGATATGTTGCTCTGAATCAAACTACAAGGTAAATGCATAGGTACTCCGCAAAAATCAACAACCATTAATATTCCAATACATAGCTcagaaataatagataaattttCCATGCTCAgaatacaatattttatattcaataatCCAAAGCACTAAGGTTTAGAAACTTTTTGCAAGCACAAACAAAGGCACCAAGCAAACAAAGGCAAAAAATAAGTAACAAATACATGGAAACTCTAATATGGAAAGCCTGTGGATCAAATTGTTCAAAATGAATTTTACTTGTAACAACTGCTACCCAGATTAATGAAATCATTCTCTAACTTGGAGATTTTCTAGGTTTTTCTCTCCCTATCTACCTATAATTATGAGGCTATATTCCATCGGATTAACTCTTTACCACTGCTTTTATTGGTATTCTTCTCACATGACCAAACCATCTTAGGAAATTGTTCAATATTGATGTATTTTGAACATGCATCTATAGAACAATGGCAGCAATAAACAATAACAAGGAGAACACTCAATTAAATCTCAAAATCAAGGCCCTCTACTTGGCTATATCGCTGCTTCATTTCCACTCTTCTAAAATAAAGGCTCACAATCTCAGATGAAAACAAAACTTTCTATTAAAGATGAGTAAGACCTAATCGAGCTATGGCCTGCTCCACTTTAAGCCTAGaagtattttaaatatgatttcaaCAGAAGCCATAGAACACGGTCATCAGAAGGACATACCTGTGGATGTTGTACAACAAATGAGTGGGTTCCCAAAAGAACAACAAACAGTGTTGATAAGCTCAGAAAATGGTACCCAAGACACGGCAGAGCGTGACAGCAGACTAGGTTTGCGAGAAGGTGGACACAGGGTCAGAGAAGCACAGTGACACGACGGTGAGCGTGAGTTCTGATCAGCGTTTTGGTGGACACAGGGTAGGAGGAGCACAGTAACAGTGCGTAGAGTGTGTTTGCGAGAATAAGCGCGAACAGGAAAGGGTTTTGGGTTTTACTTTAAGTCAaacacaacatcgattttctaaaaaaaccgatgttaacaagggtatcttaacatcggttttgcaaaaatcgatgttaaggatggattgttaacatcggttttgtcaaaaccgatgttaacataccctcgttaacatcggttttttcaaaactgatgttaataaactcattttatttacaaaagtgCCACCacatttttgttaacatcagttttattgAAAACCGATATTAATGTAGCGATGTTAAAGCCCTATTTTTAGTAATGTTACAACGGTTGAATCTACATCAGCGCAATAACTGATATAGAAAAGCCTCTGCAATCAATATGTAGAAAGGGTATTTTGTTGTAGTGGTATTTGAGTATAGTTCTTAAGTCATAATTGGTGATTTAATTATACTAATTGACCATGAGAGATACAAATGCCTTCAAAGTTCGTTTAAAGCTAAAGAGGTTAATTGTATTGTTCCACATTATTAAATACTAGTTGTGAGATAAACCTTTAAGGCTACAATACCTCGAGTAGCAACTTTGTTAGCAGTAACTTGTAATAGTGGGAATAACAAATCACTTTAGAACTCTAGCACTATCTCTTTCTCACTTTAGATACATACCAATGATCCAAGTTATAGGTGCATTTTTCTTCACTATTTTTTCAAATCTTGGATACTAAACTCTTGTTGATCTTTTctacttttttgtttgttgcaCACTGTCTCTAGGAAGAAACACTTATTTTTAATGCTCAAGGGATGTGGACTTGGTCTTTTTAGTAAATTTGGTTAAAAAACAtcctttatttctttaatttgagaAACTCCTTGTTTTCAgtcaaagatatttttatatctCAAGTTCAAATATTAGATCTAATCTCAATTTGAAAAGCTTCTCATATTCAAATAGGCTACTTAATTTTGGCATAAGATACTCTCCAATTTTGTAATTCAAAGGCTATATAAACTAGGAAAAGctctttttgaaaacttttacaaaaatcTTCAAATTTGGGCTTCGGGGCTCAGGTAACTTGAATCTACTATGCCAAACTCGAGTTTGAGTCTACTTGGATTCAAGTTTTAGATACCAAACTCGAGTCTAGCTAGGCTATTAGGACTCGAGTCTATCATTACAAACTTGAGTTTCTCAACTTACTAGGCCCAAATATGAGTTTTCAAGGTTCTTCTTAGCCCATTTTCATGCAAAAACCTTTGTTTGGTGCATTTGCTATTGACCTAGCTAGATTGATTATTAAGTCCTAGATGGATCATTGATGCTAGTCCTAATTATACTtcaggattttacaagatatacCTAGGACACAAACATTttgttcttcaatcttcaaTCTTAAGCCTTGACTTCTTAGCGTCTTTCTTCTATTAAATTTTGGGTTTGACCTGAGTTATTTTTAAGTCAAAATACATTTGTGTCTTAAGATTAATCAagactcttaattattttgattagatgaaaataaatacaaatgtgaaaagttatatctTATGCAATATCAGAACATGCTTTGCGAGTCTGTGTTTGAAGCATTAGACAATAATAAGCCAAAACCATCATCTAAAACAACATTTAAGAATTGACATTTAAGATTTCATTAAGTACTTTGTctctaagattttttttgtaaagatattctcctaagatctatcattttaagtaaatcatgattttatattttattttattttatatttttcagttatttcaagaattaattttacaaaacacttataatttaataagctagccttttaacttttagttatattagcttttaactttttaattaccAATTAACTTTTCGACtcttaaataactttttaacttttcaactaattttggtATCTAATCAAGAAATTTAACCTTCTCGTTTGCGTCTAATTTATCAAActcaattaaagaaaaaaaattagtacaTCTTACTTTGTGCATACATAGGGTGTAAATAAGTACGATGCAAAATTCATTTATAGTTTAATTCAATATTTAACCtatgaaaaagttttattttgttttgttgtcactattaagaaattaaactaaCATCTAATTTATGCACCCACTAtattaaatactaataaaaaggGATTTGGttataatgataattaattagGAGACAATTTTGCAGTCCGCGCTccaaacaatattaatatactCCATCTTATCAATATCACATATCATAATTTAATGTGTTCCATCATATAATAGCTAGCCGGCTAGAGCTCCACGTGGCGCTAATCCCTCTTCTGACATAAACTTCCAAATTATTAAATTCCTTTTGTCGTTTGCAACACTAAGCATCGTTCGAACACAAGAAATAGGATCTAAAAAAGTAGAGCAAGGTAGTGTGAGGGAATTGGAGAGGAGTATTAATTAGAAGGgtaacattattattaattgtaattattaattagaagCATTAGAGATTAGAGAATATGGCAATTAGTGTTATGAAGGAGGCCAACATGAAAGGGCGTATGGAACGAGACGAGGACCTAACTCTTTTCAGGGAATTGCGGAAGCACCAGAATGAACGTGTATCCAGCCTCTTCCATTGTGTTAATTCTGAAGAGTTTGAATGTGGCACTAATACTGATAGTGGTAGGTTACTTACTCATGAATCATAGAGTTTCTTAGCTTTGGCATTAATTACAGTTGTATGTTTATCTATGatcttttttatgttcttttataatttacataattaatattgttttctttcaatttcttaatcaatgtcAAAGTACAGTAATTAACAAATCTATTTGTTTAATAGAGAATTCATGAGTTTAGAGTCTGTTAGCTTTTAATTAGCtccaattattataaatcttactgcaatattaatttttctactTTTGGTTGTGCAGTAAATATTGAATGCGTATTATagatttttaagatattatattagtttacttttttatctaatattttctttgtaaaaTAATAGGAAGATTTTTTATGGGAAAATATAACATTACTTTTTTAGCTTGGGTATTGCAATTGTACTCATGTTGTGTACTTGGCATGATAGGCAATAATTGATATGATTTTACATCCTAGATTTGGAGTTTTTGATTAGATGTGTGTTGTTTGGTATGAATGAAGAACCGGAGAAGCACAAAACATTTTTTCCCCAAATAATCCATTATTGATTATcactaatgtatttttattttttattttttcatgtttcttaaatttgaaaattcttACTTAAaagcaatttaatttttattatgttttctctctgaaataatattaagtaaatttaacttttattttaataaaattttgaagtttgaattttCTTATCATCAAATGATGCATATATTGTCCTTTTCAAGTTAAACatgttgtttatttatttatttattttaaattttaatttattttctgtaCAAAGTACGTAATATTcactaatttaataatattttgttccATTTAGATCCGTGGTATTTTTTTGCGTTTCTAATGTTGAATACAGttatataaaattcatttttccatACAATTTGGCTCAGGCCGGGTTACTGCTTAATTAGAACTAACGGAAGAACAAAACAATATTTCAGGAAATTTTTCACTGTATAGAATTTCGTCAGGGAAAAAAGAATATGGACTAGAGTTTctggaaacaaacaaaaatgattatgaTTGGTAAGTTTGGTACATACACTTATTGCATGTGCATGCATGATTATTTGATTTATCAAATATAGAGAAAATAACTTAGTCATTGCATTATGCATGGGCTAAAAGGTTGAAAACACCACCAGCAACTCCCCTATTTCCATCTCTTGAAATGGAACCCAGTTCTCAACTTGTCGTTCAAAAGGAGCTACCAATCTCTCAGGTCATCTCAAGAGTACGTCACTGAACTTTTATGTTAATTTCCAAATAATAAGCACATAAATTATGTGAATAGTCTAATATAATATGCGAATCTATTTTTGTCTGACTTTATATATCTATCATTATATGCATATATAAGTTGTTGATAAATTCTAAAGATCATTCTTCTTTGGAATAAATTATTAGGTGGATATAAGCATATAGATATTATGTACTGCGTTTTATGTCTTAGTAGACCAATAGAAGTACGtcgattttacattttttattgaagTCCACCAAGTAGATTTTTAAAGCAAATTAAATGTGAAATAAGGAGGGGAAAAATTCATCagaaactaatttatttttaaaagaatttatgtATCATTAGATTCCAACTCACAAGGATTGGTCTATTGATGGATCTTTGCATAATTTACATGCAATCTTATAATCTTATTGCTGCCATTTTACTCcaaaataaatgtataattatatTCTAATGGAACAATATTGAGTACTTTATATCAAATAATAGAGGACACACCATTTACTTTAGATGCAAGCTTACTCTTAAGAACTTTATTTATGAACTAAACATAAGTTATAATCTGCTCATAGaatattttaggaaaaacaACTATCACATTTTAGATAGAACTTAGTGTGGGTCCCACCCAATCTTATTATTACCCTCAAATGTTCGTGCTTTCATTTATGAAGAGGAAGTCATAATGACCAAAACAAGAGAGGAAGAGGTGTCATGTACAAccgcaccaaaaaaaaaaaagaattccaGACACCTTACaaaagtttctatttttatcaaagcacgattttttattttattttcattatgacAATCTTCATAATTAATTGtagctttttggtttttatttgtACCTAAGCAAGATTATTTTAGCCTGTATGTTCGGATGTTCCTCTAAAGTTCAAATCAATGACATAAAGGTTGGTTTTGCCACACAGTTTGCATGGAGTACTAGGGATGTGGAAGCACAGCCAAAACCCAAATCAATTGATGGAAAGGCAAATACCAAATCAACTAAAGCAAAACTTCCAACAAGATCAATGACTACAAGTCACAACAAGCAAAGACCAAGCATCATCAAGAACACAAATGAACTACAACAAACAAGCACAACTCCTCCTACCATTATTAACAACAAAGGCAGCAAtgcaaaaattaaacatgatgcAGCCAACAACACTAGATCCACCCCCCAAAAGCAAACCAACAATGTTGATTTCCATGCTTTGTGTATCCAGAAAAGCATAGAAACAAATGAATCACAGAGAAAGTCAAGATCAGCTAGAGTTGTTTCTCCATCGGTGAAGTCAAGGGTTGTAAATCTAAGTAACATTGTAGAACTCTCAAATGAGACACCACCAAATCTAAGGACGGATCAGAGGTCGAGTTCCACAACACGGGGACGAAGCACAACTCGATCTTCTACGATTGCAGGGTTTCAAAATCGTGATCCTACTCCGCGAACTTGCAGACCATCAAGATCACCATCACCAAGCATGGCTAATGGTGGCTTGAACCAGTTAGACAGAACCCAGAAAAAATTGAGGGAACAAAAAGAAACATTCACTCTAGCAGCAGGCACTAATGAAAATAGACCACATTTTAAGGGAAGTAAGATGGTAGAGAAAGTAGTGAATGCTAGAAAATCAGGTGTGAATCAAATGGACAGAGAAACCAAAGCAAAAGCTTTCAAATATAGGGTATGATACTTCCTTCCCTTTTTAATTATCTAAGTTAAATCTAAGAAATAGAAGCTACTTATCGCTATTGAAGGttaaaccaaaatttaattcttttgtaTATTGTTTCATGTTATAACACAggaaaaatgaaacaagaaGGTAAGCATTGCACAAGGGTGCTCCAGCAATGGTCAAACTGAAGGATATTTTGGTGCTGCAAGTGTGTCTATAATAACAAAAGAGTTGGTGGATTAGTAGTGGCAAGGGATTTTTCTAATACACAAAAGATCATAGGTTAAAATGTCATTGCTGTAACAAAATGAGACATCATGAAAACTATTACGTATAGAACATTGGGAAAATTGATTTGATCCACCTAGAGCAGCCTATATATCCTGTATTAACGTCTACCTACATTATTTCAACGCCGAGACAATATGATGAAGCATAATATCAATTGATATTTTCGTGAATGAGATTAACTGAGTAATCACGAATATTATCAACTCAGCTCCATGTACAGatcctaaaaataaaaggagttatgtagatatatttttaatattaatgaatatcactactaaaaaaggtTCTTTTTACGACGCAGTATCTACTATGGTCGTTTAATAACCGTTTTTGTTTGTATAACGGTGACAATCTTGTAAATATTGTGAATATTTCAAAAACGGTCATAGTAGACCTGTCTCTGAACgtgagaaattttaattttatatatgctCGCATCCGTTCTTCTTCGCGTCCATTCCTCTTCTCCTTCGCGTCCATTCCCCTTCTTCTCTCCTTTCCCTTTTCCCTATCTCCATCTTGTTCGTTCCTCTTCTCCTTCGCGTCCATtccccttcttcttctctcctcTCCCTTTTCCCTATCTTCATCTTCTCCCCGACGCCACCACCACCCCCAACTCCACATTCCTCTTCCGCCTCCTTTCTCCTATCCTCCCATGGAACTGTAAAAAACCCTAACCCCCAAAAAACCCAAACCCCCCACCACTTGGGGTTCTCCGTCCCCTCATGGCCCAAACCCCAACTTCTCTCGATAAAGAGCACCCCACCACCGCCGACCAGCACGTGGACTTTTCGGCCCGGAGCCTGAGCGGAGAGTCTTGGGCGGAACGGGCATGGGCCCACTGGGCCAGCCCAGGTTCATAGTGGCCTCGATGGTCGACAACTCGGAGCTGCCGACAACTCGGAGAGTCTCtggtcttttttcttttgctggttttcttaaatatcatttttttgagaaaaaaatgaaaattgattttgtattttttttctatttgtggGTTTGTATATTGGTAACGctgtttctttttaatattttttttgcgtGATAGGTGCGAATGTTGATTTTATCGTTGGTTGGTAATGGTGGGGTTGGacttatcttttgttttgttaaatATGATGCATGACGCAAATTTCGGTATACATTCAGCTTATTCTGTGAAAAAATATTCAACATATTATGGTTCGTGATTCTCTTTGTGAGTCATGATGTgaattttaactttttgttcTATGAAATTTAACTCCATCTTAtgagttttgttttttgtgtttcaTTTTTAGACCTAAAGGGTTAATTGGTCTTACGTCATAACCGTGTGCCGATATTAGAATATAGGAAAATGGTAAAGAATTTCTCAAATTGCTAgttaaaaatgagtttttaagAAGCTGAATACTATGAGCTTTGAAACAACCATAGAAGAGCATGTAGTAGTGGAATGATAGATTCTGAGAATCATAGATTTGTTTCCAAAAATTGGAGCATGTTCCTTTCGAAGAGGATTTCCTATTCTGGAAAACATTTATTACGatagtttgtttttgttgatgCTAGTAGTGTCATGTCTGGTAATTGCTAAATTCGAGTTAGTAGAGTTAGTTGATTCAAGATCCATAATGTCACTTTGGCAAAATTTATGAAATATGAACAAAATGCTTTTATTATCTATATTTCTTGTTGATTTTCTGCATCTATACACAATTCCTTTCTTTCTCCTAAGCAGGGGAAGGTTCCAGTAAGAACAATTCCTTTCTGCATCTATAAacaattcctttctttcttcaaaGTACATGCTGAGGGATACTGGAGAATAGCAGTTGTCATTAGTTGGCTGGTAAGTCTTCTTAACCTTGTTTAGTCTTCTTCCAACTTTAATGGAATAACAAATTTCTACCAgttaacaataattaataaacatagtGTTTAAGAGTTAATTGAGGTTTATGGCTATGTTTGATTTAGATGATGGAAatagaagataatttttttattgtagggGGTTGTAGGTGCATTTTCACTAACCAAGATGATATAGATATGATTAGCAAGTGTGGTGATGAGCAAAcattttgttattataattataattaaaacaaaaactgtcAATGGAGTTTATTGTGTTTGATCTATTGGAGACCCTATGTCACCCAAAACATGGCCAAGAAAAAATCCAAAGGGTTGCTGGCTTGCTTCCTTGCTTTGCTCCCTTTGTAAAATGGCAAACAAAGAGGGTGAAAACACAAACATTTGGTCAACATGTTTCATTCTGTGTTCATCTCTCTCTAGCAATGTTTATGCTCTTctttgtgggggggggggggggggggggcttaCGTTTGAAAAGAGACACTTATGGCTAAAGCtccctttttattattatgcttAGTGTGACACTCTCAACCTTTCTTTATCATTAATTAGTCACATTCATGCTACATACCAAAATGATTAAGTTATggatgttggatcgagtggcctcagaataattaagaagggggggttgaattaattattcctaaacctttactaattaaaaaattactcttttaaggcttttactaaattgttaagaaaatgaggagtagaagagaaaacttaacagaaagtaaaagcggaaattaaatgcacagcggaaagtaa is a window encoding:
- the LOC114404473 gene encoding uncharacterized protein LOC114404473, with product MAISVMKEANMKGRMERDEDLTLFRELRKHQNERVSSLFHCVNSEEFECGTNTDSGNFSLYRISSGKKEYGLEFLETNKNDYDWLKTPPATPLFPSLEMEPSSQLVVQKELPISQVISRFAWSTRDVEAQPKPKSIDGKANTKSTKAKLPTRSMTTSHNKQRPSIIKNTNELQQTSTTPPTIINNKGSNAKIKHDAANNTRSTPQKQTNNVDFHALCIQKSIETNESQRKSRSARVVSPSVKSRVVNLSNIVELSNETPPNLRTDQRSSSTTRGRSTTRSSTIAGFQNRDPTPRTCRPSRSPSPSMANGGLNQLDRTQKKLREQKETFTLAAGTNENRPHFKGSKMVEKVVNARKSGVNQMDRETKAKAFKYREK